A window of the Streptomyces griseochromogenes genome harbors these coding sequences:
- a CDS encoding AfsR/SARP family transcriptional regulator yields MHFDILGPLKVTTDQRDYTPSAAKTRQVLALLLLRSGQTLSLDSIVEELWGENPPRSAVTTSQTYIYQLRKAFAGQSWGDSDSQVISTVSPGYVLRTEGSRIDVREFERLVAEGQTLLSLGQATQSVEALNRALALWRGPALSNVDKGPLLGAYVAHLEERRIAALELRVSAEMERGNHRGVIADLRKLVAAHPYNEWFHSQLIAALNMAGRRVEALQAYQTIRLLLSEELGLDPSPDLQRIHHEVLSGSVEMSSRAVGVGSHA; encoded by the coding sequence GTGCATTTCGACATTCTCGGCCCGCTCAAGGTCACGACCGACCAGCGTGACTACACACCCAGCGCGGCCAAGACCCGACAGGTTCTGGCTCTTCTGCTGCTGCGTTCGGGGCAGACCCTGAGTCTTGACTCGATCGTCGAAGAGCTCTGGGGCGAAAACCCGCCACGCAGTGCCGTCACCACGTCACAGACCTACATCTACCAGCTGCGCAAGGCCTTCGCCGGGCAGTCCTGGGGCGATTCCGACAGCCAGGTGATCAGCACCGTGTCGCCTGGGTACGTCCTGCGGACCGAGGGGTCCCGCATCGACGTCCGGGAATTCGAGCGGCTGGTCGCTGAGGGCCAGACGCTGCTGTCACTGGGCCAGGCCACGCAGAGCGTCGAGGCGCTGAACCGCGCCCTCGCCCTGTGGAGGGGGCCCGCTCTGTCCAACGTGGACAAGGGACCTCTCCTGGGGGCGTACGTCGCCCACCTGGAGGAGCGGCGCATCGCCGCCCTGGAGCTCCGGGTGTCCGCCGAGATGGAACGCGGCAATCACCGGGGCGTCATCGCCGATCTCCGGAAGCTGGTGGCGGCGCACCCGTACAACGAGTGGTTCCACTCCCAGCTGATCGCCGCCCTCAACATGGCCGGTCGGCGGGTCGAGGCCCTGCAGGCGTACCAGACGATCCGGCTGCTGCTGAGCGAGGAACTGGGCCTGGACCCGTCCCCCGACCTCCAGCGGATCCACCACGAGGTGCTCTCCGGCAGCGTCGAGATGTCCTCCCGGGCCGTGGGGGTCGGCAGTCACGCGTGA
- a CDS encoding MupA/Atu3671 family FMN-dependent luciferase-like monooxygenase, whose protein sequence is MWDNRDDIDFGLFFFAAVGDESADTYRLMLDAAREADRLGFSFVSTPERHFHRFGGAFPNPAVTCAAIAAVTERVQVRAGSVVTPLHPTARLIEDFAMVDGISGGRVGISVGSGWNVNDFVLAKDAYETRRARMLDDIHRIREVWSTGKWRAENSLGVTVELDVYPRPVQPDLDLWITASRSEETFRHAGELGTNLLTHLENQDVEALGAKITAYREARKLAGWPDGGKVTLMMHTFVAPTDEEARDYAAPWLKRYLLSAIDLEAKAVDSGGLMSGGKEGSEFMSVGHARGRLAELGVNRYLDGRSLIGSVEHCREVVRQVKSMGVDEIACLIDFIGEPWRVLDSLASLAEVREPSAAVGG, encoded by the coding sequence ATGTGGGATAATCGCGACGACATCGATTTCGGGCTCTTCTTCTTCGCCGCGGTCGGTGATGAATCGGCCGATACGTATCGGCTCATGCTGGACGCCGCGCGGGAAGCGGACCGGCTGGGTTTCTCCTTCGTCTCGACACCGGAGCGGCATTTCCACAGGTTCGGCGGCGCGTTCCCCAACCCGGCCGTGACCTGTGCCGCGATCGCCGCGGTGACCGAGCGGGTCCAGGTCCGGGCGGGCAGCGTGGTCACGCCACTGCACCCGACCGCCCGGCTGATCGAGGACTTCGCGATGGTCGACGGTATCTCCGGGGGCCGGGTCGGGATCTCGGTCGGCTCCGGGTGGAACGTCAACGACTTCGTACTGGCCAAGGACGCGTACGAGACCCGCAGGGCCCGGATGCTCGACGACATCCACCGGATCCGCGAGGTGTGGTCCACCGGCAAGTGGCGTGCCGAGAACTCCCTCGGCGTCACGGTCGAGTTGGACGTCTACCCCCGCCCGGTCCAGCCCGACCTGGATCTGTGGATCACCGCATCCCGCAGTGAGGAGACCTTCCGGCACGCCGGCGAACTGGGCACCAACCTCCTCACCCACCTGGAGAACCAGGACGTCGAGGCCCTGGGCGCCAAGATCACTGCCTACCGCGAGGCCCGCAAGCTGGCCGGCTGGCCGGACGGGGGCAAGGTGACGCTCATGATGCACACCTTTGTTGCACCGACCGACGAGGAAGCCCGCGACTACGCCGCCCCCTGGCTCAAGCGTTACCTGCTCTCCGCGATCGACCTGGAGGCGAAGGCCGTCGACTCCGGTGGACTGATGAGCGGGGGCAAAGAGGGCAGCGAGTTCATGTCGGTGGGCCACGCCCGCGGCAGGCTGGCCGAACTCGGCGTCAATCGCTACCTCGACGGGCGGTCCCTCATCGGCTCCGTGGAGCACTGCCGCGAGGTCGTACGGCAGGTGAAGAGCATGGGAGTGGACGAGATCGCCTGCCTGATCGACTTCATCGGAGAACCGTGGCGGGTTCTCGACAGCCTCGCCTCGCTCGCCGAGGTGCGTGAACCGTCAGCCGCCGTCGGCGGCTGA
- a CDS encoding non-ribosomal peptide synthetase: MRLELNGVTPLELPTDRPRPAPPDPGRDRVAFTVPASFAATARYATLLTAFATLLARHSGQWSVPVGTPGLGTPALLCELTGDPAFDEAVERVGRTLADSTTTPSGDLPCRVLFDLYEEEATAPATATGADTELAMRLRTEPDGSIAGVLEYTTALFDQDTVERMAERFLALLTAAAQRPETPLSALELLPPAERDLLVRRWNDTAVPRSWRPVHELFADHVGSAPDAVALVDAGSPDGTHVTYRELDERAEWYARRLLVAGVQPESVVGVLADRNPELVAALLGVWKAGAAYLPLNPELPADRIHYMLEDSGASVVIAEAGHRRLLPEGFPGAVLELGTGPAPAVAAPPRPSTAGRLAYLMYTSGSTGRPKGVKIEHRSLVNLLLAMRDEVGAGGTWLAVTSTSFDISGLELYLPLVSGGRIVLAGTEQARDGQTLVKAIEAHEVSHVQATPSSWKLLLQAGFDFPSVVALAGGEALSLDLARRLRPRVRRLVNVYGPTETTIWSTLWEVPRDPDRVAIGRPLQNTTVYVLDERQALLPVGVPGELCIGGTGLARGYRNRPDETAARFVRNPFGPPGSRLYRTGDIVRTRPDGTLEYLDRADNQVKIRGHRIEPDEIAAVLRTHDGVADALVVAAAIGSEQHLVAYWIPADPDRRATDTELVGYCRLRLPAYMIPIRFLALDAFPLNLSGKVDRKALPAPDLMEPAADDAGAPPLAGPVAERLAALWSELFDGLPIHHAGHHFFELGGTSLLAARLTAGIREHFGLTVPLSTVFTHPTLARLAEAVEAGTKAEIDPLGVTDASGAVRLPPQPASYLSGEETPSTRYVCQLAWWIEGEVDRGALAAALADVQRRHEALGARYLVDEGLAVPAVEDREPEFHDLPDAGTEDEAVATLRATLFRPLDIANGRVWRTAVLRSGDTGRTLFGLTAHHAAFDGLSEEPFAADLSVAYRARLAGAAPVFPAPAPTLTELATAYQQGLALADLTSQRRFWKHEMDGLPELELPQHLPSMAASGPIAKAQAHVTAAELAPWDDHCRRRGSSRTGALVGVYGAALAGLTGQSDFGIMVPVAKRTVLGGITCRIDSVCVRLRSASGADWFDAAQDAVAGALAAQDVTFGDVARMAFMAGSGLSLLNLPMLLLHDEGLPVLTLPGCRSQVLRLDSPATATEIELAVKPGADDGLELTVSTRADRLPAGFGRRVLDEIVRMLRAAPGAAPRTSATATDQEIQEVTH; this comes from the coding sequence ATGCGACTTGAGCTGAACGGCGTCACGCCGTTGGAACTCCCCACCGACCGGCCCCGGCCGGCTCCGCCGGACCCCGGCAGGGACCGGGTCGCCTTCACGGTGCCCGCCTCGTTCGCTGCCACCGCCCGGTACGCGACGCTGCTCACCGCCTTCGCCACTCTGCTGGCTCGCCACAGCGGGCAGTGGAGCGTGCCGGTCGGCACCCCGGGCCTCGGCACACCGGCGCTGCTGTGCGAGCTGACCGGCGACCCGGCCTTCGACGAGGCCGTCGAGCGGGTCGGCCGCACGCTGGCGGACTCCACGACCACGCCGTCGGGTGACCTCCCCTGCCGGGTGCTCTTCGACCTGTACGAGGAAGAGGCCACCGCACCCGCCACGGCGACCGGCGCAGACACCGAGCTGGCCATGCGGCTCCGCACGGAGCCGGACGGGTCGATCGCCGGGGTGCTGGAGTACACCACCGCCCTGTTCGACCAAGACACCGTCGAGCGAATGGCCGAACGGTTCCTGGCCCTGCTGACGGCCGCGGCACAGCGGCCGGAGACACCCTTGTCCGCCCTGGAGCTGCTCCCCCCGGCCGAACGCGACCTGCTGGTACGTCGCTGGAACGACACTGCCGTGCCGCGCTCGTGGCGCCCGGTGCATGAACTCTTCGCCGACCACGTGGGGTCCGCCCCGGACGCGGTCGCCCTGGTCGATGCCGGATCGCCGGACGGCACCCACGTGACGTACCGGGAACTCGACGAACGGGCCGAGTGGTACGCCAGGCGGCTGCTCGTCGCTGGCGTGCAGCCCGAATCCGTGGTCGGCGTGCTGGCCGACCGGAACCCCGAGCTCGTGGCCGCTCTGCTCGGCGTGTGGAAGGCGGGTGCGGCCTACCTGCCGCTCAACCCGGAGCTGCCCGCCGACCGGATCCACTACATGCTCGAGGATTCCGGGGCCTCCGTCGTGATCGCGGAGGCCGGACACCGGAGGCTGCTGCCGGAGGGGTTTCCCGGTGCGGTCCTGGAGCTCGGCACCGGCCCGGCCCCGGCGGTCGCGGCACCGCCGCGGCCCTCCACGGCCGGCCGGCTCGCCTATCTGATGTACACCTCGGGGTCCACCGGACGCCCCAAGGGCGTGAAGATCGAACACCGGTCTCTGGTCAACCTGCTCCTCGCCATGCGCGACGAGGTCGGCGCCGGCGGCACCTGGCTGGCCGTCACCTCGACGTCCTTCGACATCTCGGGCCTGGAGCTGTACCTCCCGCTCGTCTCCGGCGGCCGGATCGTGCTGGCGGGCACCGAGCAGGCCCGCGACGGCCAGACCCTGGTGAAGGCGATCGAGGCCCACGAGGTGAGCCACGTCCAGGCCACCCCGTCCAGCTGGAAGCTGTTGCTCCAGGCGGGGTTCGACTTCCCTTCGGTCGTTGCCCTGGCTGGCGGCGAAGCGCTCTCCCTCGATCTCGCCCGGCGGCTCCGGCCCCGGGTGCGGCGGCTCGTCAACGTGTACGGGCCAACCGAGACCACCATCTGGTCCACGCTGTGGGAGGTGCCGCGTGACCCCGACCGGGTCGCCATCGGACGGCCTCTGCAGAACACCACCGTATACGTACTCGACGAGCGCCAGGCGCTCCTGCCGGTCGGGGTGCCCGGCGAGCTCTGCATCGGCGGCACCGGGCTCGCCCGGGGTTACCGGAACCGGCCCGACGAGACCGCCGCCCGCTTCGTCCGCAACCCGTTCGGGCCGCCGGGGTCCCGGCTCTACCGCACCGGCGACATCGTCAGGACCCGCCCCGACGGCACCCTCGAATACCTCGACCGGGCCGACAACCAGGTGAAGATCCGCGGACATCGCATCGAGCCGGACGAGATCGCCGCCGTACTGCGCACCCACGACGGGGTCGCCGACGCCCTGGTCGTTGCCGCCGCGATCGGGTCCGAGCAGCACCTGGTGGCGTACTGGATCCCGGCGGATCCGGACCGGCGGGCGACCGACACCGAACTCGTCGGGTACTGCCGCCTGCGGCTGCCCGCCTACATGATTCCGATCCGCTTCCTCGCCCTGGACGCCTTCCCGCTCAACCTCAGCGGAAAGGTGGACCGCAAGGCGCTGCCCGCGCCGGACCTCATGGAGCCCGCCGCCGATGATGCCGGAGCGCCCCCGCTGGCGGGGCCGGTCGCGGAACGCCTGGCGGCCCTGTGGAGCGAGCTGTTCGACGGACTGCCGATCCACCACGCCGGGCACCACTTCTTCGAGCTCGGCGGCACATCCTTGCTCGCGGCCCGCCTCACGGCCGGAATCCGCGAACACTTCGGGCTCACGGTCCCCCTGAGCACCGTCTTCACCCACCCCACCCTTGCCCGCCTTGCCGAGGCCGTGGAAGCGGGCACCAAGGCGGAGATCGATCCGCTCGGCGTCACCGACGCGTCCGGAGCGGTACGGCTGCCTCCGCAGCCCGCCAGCTACCTCTCGGGGGAGGAGACACCCAGCACCCGGTACGTGTGCCAGCTCGCCTGGTGGATCGAGGGCGAGGTCGACCGCGGCGCCCTCGCCGCGGCCCTGGCCGACGTGCAACGGCGGCACGAGGCGCTGGGCGCCCGCTACCTCGTGGACGAGGGCCTGGCCGTGCCGGCCGTGGAGGACCGTGAGCCGGAATTCCACGACCTGCCCGACGCCGGAACCGAGGACGAGGCGGTGGCGACGCTGCGGGCGACGCTCTTCCGGCCCCTGGACATCGCGAACGGCCGGGTGTGGCGCACCGCCGTCCTGCGGTCCGGGGACACCGGCCGCACCCTGTTCGGGCTGACGGCTCATCATGCCGCCTTCGACGGGCTCTCCGAGGAGCCGTTCGCCGCCGATCTCAGTGTGGCCTACCGGGCTCGCCTGGCCGGAGCGGCACCCGTCTTCCCGGCACCGGCCCCCACACTCACCGAGCTCGCCACCGCCTACCAGCAGGGACTGGCGCTCGCCGACCTGACGTCTCAACGACGCTTCTGGAAGCACGAGATGGACGGGCTCCCGGAGCTCGAACTCCCCCAGCACCTGCCGTCCATGGCGGCGTCCGGCCCCATTGCCAAGGCCCAGGCCCACGTCACCGCCGCCGAGCTCGCGCCCTGGGACGACCACTGCCGTCGGCGCGGCAGCAGCAGGACCGGGGCCCTCGTGGGCGTGTACGGTGCGGCGCTCGCCGGCCTCACCGGCCAGAGCGACTTCGGGATCATGGTGCCGGTCGCCAAACGGACGGTGCTGGGCGGTATCACCTGCCGAATCGACTCCGTGTGCGTACGGCTGCGGTCCGCCTCGGGCGCGGACTGGTTCGACGCGGCCCAGGACGCGGTCGCCGGTGCGCTGGCGGCGCAGGACGTCACCTTCGGCGATGTCGCGCGGATGGCGTTCATGGCGGGCAGCGGACTCTCCCTGCTGAACCTGCCGATGCTGCTCCTGCACGACGAGGGGCTCCCCGTGCTGACGCTGCCCGGCTGCCGGTCCCAGGTGCTGCGCCTTGACTCACCTGCCACGGCCACCGAGATCGAACTGGCCGTCAAACCCGGTGCCGACGATGGCCTGGAACTGACGGTCAGTACCCGGGCCGACCGGCTGCCCGCCGGGTTCGGCCGACGTGTCCTCGACGAGATCGTCCGCATGCTCCGCGCGGCACCGGGGGCCGCGCCGCGGACCTCCGCCACCGCGACCGATCAGGAAATTCAGGAGGTGACGCACTGA
- a CDS encoding ABC transporter permease produces the protein MNAYAALDAGRPRPHATYAKAFRALFWRDLLVWRQDAIMFLIKVLSQPVLLTFTFAFVLPKVGNGVGGSSAYATTLVPGLVAVAIANQGLTSVMMPLLMELTYKDIEDRALAPIPLWSVAVQKIISAGFQGLLSGVVVFPVVMVVHAKGQAPDVHVHNWPLFLAVLILSSMLAASCGLVCGTLLEIQKASTMIVLIVLPMTMFGCVYYSWSALRSIEWLQYAVLINPVVYMSEGMRAALTPQLGHMPIWAVLGVLTLAVAAVGTFACHRFVRRIQS, from the coding sequence ATGAACGCCTATGCGGCACTCGACGCCGGCCGGCCCCGGCCGCACGCCACCTACGCCAAGGCGTTCCGCGCGCTGTTCTGGCGCGATCTGCTGGTGTGGCGGCAGGACGCGATCATGTTCCTGATCAAGGTGCTTTCGCAGCCGGTGCTGCTCACCTTCACCTTCGCGTTCGTGCTGCCCAAGGTCGGCAACGGCGTGGGCGGCTCGTCGGCGTATGCGACCACCCTGGTGCCCGGGCTCGTCGCCGTCGCCATCGCGAACCAGGGCCTCACGAGCGTGATGATGCCGCTCCTGATGGAGCTGACCTACAAGGACATCGAGGACCGGGCTCTCGCCCCGATCCCTCTCTGGTCGGTGGCTGTCCAGAAGATCATCTCGGCCGGCTTCCAGGGCCTGCTCTCCGGGGTCGTGGTCTTCCCCGTGGTCATGGTGGTGCACGCCAAGGGCCAGGCCCCGGACGTCCATGTGCACAACTGGCCGCTGTTCCTCGCCGTGCTGATTCTGTCCTCGATGCTCGCGGCGAGCTGCGGGCTGGTCTGCGGAACGCTCCTTGAGATCCAGAAGGCCAGCACCATGATCGTCCTGATCGTGCTGCCGATGACGATGTTCGGCTGCGTGTACTACTCGTGGTCGGCGCTCCGCTCCATCGAATGGCTTCAGTACGCGGTGCTGATCAACCCCGTCGTCTACATGAGCGAGGGGATGCGGGCCGCCCTCACTCCCCAGCTCGGCCACATGCCCATCTGGGCGGTGCTGGGCGTGCTGACCCTCGCGGTCGCCGCCGTCGGGACCTTCGCCTGCCACCGCTTCGTCCGCCGCATCCAGAGTTGA
- a CDS encoding ABC transporter ATP-binding protein — protein MVDLAIETAGLSKVYVGGSQSVPAVTGLDLEIRTGELFGLLGPNGAGKSTTIGMLTTLVTPTGGRATVAGADVIKRPVDVKRRISVVTQDTGLDRGLTLSQNLEMRGRLFGMSGRESRRRALELLEVFGLAERAKAKVGWVSGGQAQRLKIARSLMHRPDVLFLDEPTTGIDTQARLNLWEALRELHASGQTIVLTSHYLEEVESLCQRVAVIDDGSLLACDTVAGLKRTAGADTVFTMDFDGPAEPVAETAGKLPGVRRTETDGNRLRVYSTEPEGLFGKLADAGADHGLSVGNAFSTPPSLETAFLALTGRDFQA, from the coding sequence ATGGTCGACCTAGCGATAGAAACGGCCGGGCTCTCCAAGGTCTACGTCGGGGGCAGTCAGTCCGTCCCAGCGGTGACGGGCCTGGACCTGGAGATCCGGACCGGCGAGCTGTTCGGGCTGCTCGGCCCCAACGGTGCGGGAAAGTCCACGACGATCGGCATGCTCACGACTCTGGTCACCCCGACCGGGGGACGGGCGACCGTCGCGGGCGCGGACGTGATCAAGCGTCCCGTCGACGTCAAGCGCAGGATCTCGGTCGTCACCCAGGACACCGGGCTCGACCGTGGCCTGACCCTCAGCCAGAACCTCGAAATGCGCGGGCGGCTCTTCGGCATGAGCGGCAGGGAATCCCGCCGGCGCGCCCTGGAGCTGTTGGAGGTCTTCGGCCTGGCGGAGCGGGCGAAGGCGAAGGTGGGATGGGTCTCCGGCGGCCAGGCGCAGCGCCTGAAGATCGCCCGGTCCCTGATGCACCGGCCCGACGTGCTCTTCCTCGACGAACCCACCACGGGCATCGACACCCAGGCCCGCCTCAACCTCTGGGAGGCGCTGCGGGAGCTCCACGCCTCCGGGCAGACGATCGTGCTCACGAGCCACTATCTGGAGGAAGTCGAGTCGCTCTGCCAGCGGGTGGCAGTGATCGACGACGGTTCTCTGCTCGCCTGCGACACCGTGGCAGGACTGAAGCGGACGGCGGGCGCGGACACCGTCTTCACCATGGACTTCGACGGCCCCGCCGAGCCGGTCGCGGAGACGGCGGGCAAGCTGCCCGGCGTACGCAGGACCGAGACCGACGGCAACCGGCTGCGGGTCTACTCCACGGAGCCCGAGGGCCTGTTCGGCAAGCTCGCGGACGCGGGCGCCGACCACGGCCTTTCGGTCGGCAACGCCTTCTCCACACCGCCCAGCCTCGAGACGGCCTTTCTCGCCCTGACCGGAAGGGACTTCCAGGCATGA
- a CDS encoding flavin reductase family protein, translated as MDAQLFRDFFSSFPTMVSVVTALDADGEPRGFTCSAITAVSAEPPMLLVCVDKRSQTLRALRSSGAFVVNMLAADGQEAVRVFAGRSDRKFTHVRWRPAHVAAGAPVLLDGAYAHAECSVVRTVEAGDHWIFIATVDHCEVSSRPPLLHQRGTFHAWPARAPVDVRS; from the coding sequence GTGGACGCCCAGCTCTTCCGGGACTTCTTCAGCTCCTTCCCGACAATGGTGTCGGTTGTCACGGCCCTCGACGCCGACGGCGAACCCCGCGGCTTCACCTGCAGCGCCATCACCGCCGTGTCCGCCGAACCACCCATGCTGCTGGTCTGCGTGGACAAGCGCTCGCAGACCCTGCGCGCCCTGCGCTCCTCGGGCGCCTTCGTGGTCAACATGCTGGCGGCAGACGGCCAGGAGGCCGTACGCGTCTTCGCGGGGCGCTCCGACCGGAAGTTCACCCACGTCCGCTGGCGTCCTGCGCACGTTGCGGCCGGCGCGCCGGTGCTGCTGGACGGCGCGTATGCCCACGCCGAGTGCTCGGTGGTGCGGACCGTGGAGGCGGGTGACCACTGGATCTTCATCGCCACGGTGGACCACTGCGAGGTCTCGTCCCGCCCGCCGCTACTCCACCAGCGCGGGACCTTCCACGCGTGGCCGGCCCGCGCGCCGGTGGACGTCCGGTCCTGA
- a CDS encoding phosphopantetheine-binding protein, giving the protein MLDTEFEKILLTVLRTSASETPLGPDSDLRAAGLSSIGTIDLLMRLEERYGVKFPDSALNGRTFATPRALWDVLETYRAKA; this is encoded by the coding sequence ATGCTGGACACGGAATTCGAGAAGATCCTGCTCACGGTGTTGCGGACCTCCGCATCGGAGACCCCGCTGGGGCCTGACAGCGACCTCAGAGCGGCCGGGCTCAGCTCTATCGGCACGATCGATCTGCTGATGCGCCTGGAGGAGCGGTACGGCGTCAAGTTTCCGGACAGCGCGTTGAACGGGCGCACGTTCGCCACCCCACGCGCCCTGTGGGACGTGCTCGAAACGTATCGCGCCAAGGCATAG
- a CDS encoding class I adenylate-forming enzyme family protein, with amino-acid sequence MTDAPTTPREPVLVQDLLEKAVAEHPDATAVTDSTGSWTYSELAEHARAFTGWLQERGVGPGDRVCVRLGNVREVVAMLFGTLRNGSVFVPLGPALMPFHLTAVLADCEPALTVAAGDDVPLLSALTDRVFDLTDVRSALDASGQPAASWTVRDEGTGDDLALLMYTSGSTAAPKGVMCPHRSVVFAVRAIAERLAYQPTDVVLTAIPLSFDYGLYQVFLAALAGAEVVLSQPEAHTRLMGLLSGHRVTVVPVVPSLAEMLLRLADRGRHGEAPPVRLFTNTGAALAGPLIERLRAAFPKARVAPMYGITECKRVTVLEPDGDLDHPGSVGRALTGTEVLVLGEDGAPLPPGDTGQIAVRGPHLMAGYWRAPELTAARYHRSPVTGDVTLLTGDYGRLDAEGHLYFEGRRDDLFKRHGVRTSVSEIEAAALDIEGVSEVAVLPPEGTRDLTLLAVTTLTPEQVLGELGRRLEQVKVPAVCHIRDGLPLTPNGKTDRKRLREELQAAGTEPGGDTREERTP; translated from the coding sequence ATGACTGACGCCCCGACCACCCCGCGCGAGCCGGTCCTCGTGCAGGACCTGCTTGAGAAGGCCGTCGCCGAGCACCCCGACGCGACCGCCGTCACCGACTCCACCGGTTCGTGGACCTACTCGGAACTGGCCGAGCACGCCCGGGCGTTCACCGGCTGGCTGCAAGAGCGCGGGGTCGGGCCGGGGGACCGGGTGTGCGTGCGGCTGGGCAACGTCCGCGAGGTGGTGGCCATGCTCTTCGGCACGCTCCGGAACGGCTCCGTGTTCGTACCCCTGGGTCCGGCGCTCATGCCCTTCCACCTCACCGCCGTCCTCGCCGACTGCGAGCCCGCTCTCACCGTGGCCGCCGGGGACGACGTACCACTGCTCTCCGCGCTCACGGACCGGGTGTTCGACCTGACTGACGTCCGGTCCGCCCTCGACGCGTCCGGGCAGCCGGCCGCGTCATGGACCGTGCGAGACGAGGGCACCGGCGACGACCTCGCACTACTCATGTACACCTCCGGCAGCACGGCCGCCCCCAAGGGCGTCATGTGCCCCCACCGGTCGGTGGTGTTCGCGGTACGGGCGATCGCCGAACGGCTGGCGTACCAGCCCACTGACGTCGTGCTCACCGCGATCCCTCTCTCCTTCGACTACGGGCTGTACCAGGTCTTCCTCGCCGCCCTCGCCGGCGCCGAAGTGGTCCTGTCCCAGCCGGAGGCACACACCCGGCTGATGGGTCTGCTGTCCGGGCACCGGGTCACCGTGGTGCCGGTCGTGCCCTCGCTCGCGGAGATGCTGCTGCGCCTGGCCGACCGGGGACGGCACGGGGAGGCCCCACCGGTCCGGCTCTTCACCAACACGGGCGCCGCACTGGCGGGACCGCTCATCGAGCGGTTGCGCGCCGCCTTCCCCAAGGCCCGGGTCGCTCCGATGTACGGCATCACCGAGTGCAAGCGTGTCACCGTCCTCGAACCGGACGGCGACCTGGACCATCCCGGTTCGGTGGGCAGAGCGCTGACGGGCACCGAGGTGCTCGTACTGGGCGAGGACGGAGCGCCACTGCCACCGGGTGACACCGGACAGATCGCCGTCCGCGGCCCTCACCTGATGGCGGGTTACTGGCGGGCGCCGGAGCTGACGGCCGCGCGCTACCACCGTTCGCCCGTCACTGGTGACGTGACCCTGCTCACCGGCGACTACGGTCGGCTGGACGCCGAAGGCCATCTCTACTTCGAGGGCCGCAGGGACGACCTGTTCAAGCGGCACGGCGTACGCACCAGCGTGTCGGAGATCGAGGCGGCGGCGCTGGACATCGAGGGCGTCTCCGAGGTCGCCGTACTGCCCCCCGAGGGCACCCGCGACCTCACCCTCCTCGCCGTCACGACGCTCACCCCGGAACAGGTCCTCGGGGAGCTGGGCCGCCGCCTTGAGCAGGTCAAGGTCCCGGCCGTCTGCCACATCCGGGACGGGCTCCCGCTCACCCCCAACGGCAAGACGGACCGCAAACGGCTCCGTGAGGAACTACAGGCCGCCGGAACGGAACCGGGCGGCGACACACGCGAAGAGAGGACCCCCTGA
- a CDS encoding methyltransferase, which produces MTADLEAIAEAVAIGRLSNAYAQSKLLHSAVELGVFEVLAAGPADERLLRSEIGLHPRLSGQFLDALVALGLLVKSDGSYTNSTAAQRLLVSGGPDFMGDLCRVAAMRHYPMWGRLTEALRDGEPKSDRAVGPDPFKKLYENPELARKFLAHMDSAHAMVGPQLADLLDWKRYESFVDVGGARGNLAAQIVRAHPHLRGGVFELPAVETVFDEHMKHLGTDASVRFHGGDFFVDPLPEADVVIFGHVLHDWSADRAQTLIERAYPAVRPGGALVIYDQMLDVDHPDLHSLLGSFTVALTTGGTEYSTDEYRSWVEKAGFRVTGLHNIVTIGNDVVLIAVKDR; this is translated from the coding sequence GTGACAGCGGATCTGGAAGCAATCGCGGAAGCGGTGGCGATCGGCCGACTCAGCAACGCCTATGCCCAGTCCAAACTTCTGCACAGCGCTGTGGAGCTGGGTGTCTTCGAGGTTCTCGCGGCGGGCCCGGCCGACGAGCGGCTGCTCCGGAGCGAGATCGGACTGCACCCCCGTCTGTCCGGCCAGTTCCTGGACGCGCTCGTGGCGCTCGGACTCCTGGTGAAGTCGGACGGCTCCTACACCAACAGCACCGCTGCCCAGCGGCTGTTGGTGTCGGGTGGGCCGGACTTCATGGGAGACCTGTGCCGGGTCGCCGCGATGCGGCACTACCCCATGTGGGGCCGGCTCACGGAGGCGCTGCGCGACGGCGAGCCCAAGTCGGATCGTGCGGTCGGGCCCGATCCGTTCAAGAAGCTGTACGAAAACCCAGAGCTGGCCCGCAAGTTCCTGGCCCACATGGACTCGGCGCACGCCATGGTGGGACCCCAGCTCGCCGACCTGCTCGACTGGAAGCGCTACGAGTCCTTCGTGGACGTGGGCGGCGCGCGGGGCAATCTGGCCGCGCAGATCGTCCGGGCCCACCCGCATCTGCGGGGCGGCGTCTTCGAACTGCCGGCCGTGGAGACGGTCTTCGACGAGCACATGAAGCACCTGGGCACCGACGCCTCGGTCCGCTTCCACGGCGGGGACTTCTTCGTCGACCCGCTGCCCGAAGCGGACGTCGTGATCTTCGGGCACGTCCTGCACGACTGGTCGGCGGACCGAGCCCAGACCCTGATCGAGCGGGCCTACCCGGCCGTACGGCCCGGCGGTGCGCTGGTGATCTACGACCAGATGCTCGACGTCGACCACCCCGACCTGCACAGCCTGCTGGGCAGCTTCACGGTGGCCCTGACGACGGGCGGTACCGAATACAGCACCGACGAATACCGGAGCTGGGTCGAGAAGGCCGGCTTCCGGGTCACCGGGCTCCACAACATCGTCACGATCGGCAACGACGTCGTCCTGATCGCGGTCAAGGACCGCTGA